In one window of Anaerolineae bacterium DNA:
- a CDS encoding NAD-dependent epimerase/dehydratase family protein — protein MKVLVTGATGFIGSHLVEKLLAEGYEVRGMTTSPTRAQKLKEKGVEPFLGDLRNYDAVREATRGVSLVFHLGAILSDWGPWELFYQVNVLGTANVLRAALEEKVERVVYTSSIAATGLEDYPGLKDEGFPLTSSSHPYCRSKAEAERIARDFMARGLPVVILRPVYVYGPGERNVGVYTVARLLKVGFRLLPGDGQNYHHRIYVKDLVEGIMLAATRKEALGQTYILGGPLRRAKEFWGTLARLMGTSIIWVPIQVGWAFAFPFEIAYRLFPLQGPPLISFFRIRILTNNNAWDCSKVQRELGFIPRTDIEEGLRETLRWWREHGWL, from the coding sequence ATGAAAGTTCTGGTAACTGGAGCCACGGGCTTCATCGGAAGCCATCTGGTGGAAAAACTCCTGGCTGAAGGGTATGAAGTTAGAGGTATGACCACAAGCCCTACAAGGGCCCAAAAGCTCAAGGAGAAAGGGGTGGAGCCCTTTCTGGGCGACCTCAGAAACTACGATGCGGTCAGGGAAGCCACAAGAGGAGTGAGCCTGGTGTTCCACCTCGGGGCTATATTGAGCGATTGGGGACCATGGGAGCTTTTCTATCAGGTCAACGTCCTGGGGACCGCCAACGTCCTCAGAGCGGCGTTGGAGGAGAAAGTAGAAAGGGTGGTTTACACATCATCCATAGCCGCCACGGGCCTTGAAGATTACCCGGGCCTCAAGGATGAAGGTTTTCCCCTAACATCAAGCTCCCATCCATATTGCCGCTCCAAGGCTGAAGCTGAAAGGATAGCCCGTGATTTTATGGCCAGAGGGCTTCCTGTGGTTATCCTTCGACCGGTTTACGTCTATGGACCAGGCGAAAGGAATGTGGGAGTCTACACAGTGGCCAGACTATTGAAAGTGGGTTTTCGCCTCCTTCCGGGCGACGGCCAGAATTACCATCATCGGATTTATGTAAAAGACCTGGTGGAAGGGATAATGCTGGCCGCAACCCGGAAAGAAGCCCTTGGTCAAACTTATATCCTTGGTGGGCCCTTGAGGAGAGCTAAGGAATTCTGGGGGACACTGGCTCGCCTTATGGGCACTTCTATAATCTGGGTGCCCATTCAGGTAGGATGGGCTTTCGCTTTCCCCTTTGAGATAGCTTACAGGCTTTTCCCCCTGCAGGGCCCTCCCCTCATAAGTTTCTTCCGGATAAGGATTCTCACCAACAACAACGCCTGGGACTGCTCCAAAGTCCAGCGAGAACTCGGGTTTATCCCTCGCACTGATATAGAAGAAGGGCTCAGGGAAACCCTCAGATGGTGGAGGGAACATGGCTGGCTATAA
- a CDS encoding D-alanine--D-alanine ligase — MTRKLRVGVIFGGRSGEHEVSLASAQSVIAALDKTKYEIIPIGITKEGRWIAFGDPLQALKANALESSVPVALLGDPTQKAIMRLDLSEQSSSIKTLKLQELDVVFPVLHGPYGEDGTVQGLLELAGIPYVGAGVLASAVGMDKPTMKAVFRAHGLPVVKHLVIKRKHWEKDPYPILERVEEEIGYPCFVKPANLGSSVGVSKAKNREELERALKTAARYDRKMLVEVAINAREIECSVLGNDDPIASIPGEVVPHREFYDYKAKYIPGESDLIIPAPIPQDLARYIQELAIKAFIAVDCAGMARVDFFLDRDTGEVYVNEINTIPGFTATSMYPKMWEASGIPYPELLDRLIELALERFEDKSRCETSYTPEEE; from the coding sequence ATGACCCGAAAGCTAAGGGTAGGAGTAATCTTTGGGGGAAGAAGCGGGGAGCACGAAGTTTCCCTCGCCTCAGCCCAATCGGTCATCGCTGCCCTGGACAAGACCAAATACGAAATTATCCCGATAGGTATAACCAAGGAAGGCAGATGGATCGCCTTTGGCGACCCCCTTCAGGCCCTCAAGGCCAATGCTCTTGAAAGCAGCGTCCCAGTGGCTCTTTTGGGAGACCCAACTCAAAAGGCCATCATGAGGTTAGACCTTTCAGAACAAAGCTCAAGCATTAAAACCCTGAAACTTCAGGAGCTGGATGTGGTTTTTCCTGTCCTTCATGGCCCTTACGGTGAAGATGGCACGGTTCAGGGGCTTCTGGAGCTTGCCGGGATACCGTATGTAGGAGCGGGGGTTCTGGCCTCGGCAGTGGGGATGGATAAGCCCACCATGAAGGCCGTTTTCAGGGCCCACGGCCTGCCGGTGGTAAAGCATCTGGTAATAAAGCGCAAGCACTGGGAGAAGGATCCCTACCCCATCCTGGAGCGGGTGGAAGAGGAAATAGGTTACCCCTGCTTCGTTAAACCTGCCAATCTGGGTTCCAGTGTAGGGGTTTCCAAGGCCAAGAACAGGGAAGAGCTGGAAAGAGCCCTCAAAACTGCCGCTCGGTACGACCGCAAGATGCTGGTGGAGGTGGCGATAAATGCCCGGGAAATTGAGTGTAGCGTCCTGGGCAATGACGACCCCATCGCCTCCATACCGGGAGAAGTGGTTCCTCATCGGGAATTTTACGATTACAAAGCCAAGTACATTCCGGGGGAAAGCGATCTTATCATCCCCGCCCCCATTCCCCAAGACCTCGCCCGTTACATACAGGAACTGGCCATAAAAGCCTTTATTGCAGTGGATTGTGCTGGAATGGCCAGAGTAGATTTCTTCCTGGATCGGGATACCGGTGAGGTTTACGTGAACGAAATAAACACAATTCCTGGTTTTACGGCTACCAGCATGTATCCCAAGATGTGGGAGGCCAGCGGAATACCTTACCCTGAGCTTCTGGACAGGCTCATTGAGCTGGCTCTGGAAAGATTTGAAGACAAAAGCCGTTGCGAAACTTCCTACACGCCGGAGGAAGAATGA
- the murG gene encoding undecaprenyldiphospho-muramoylpentapeptide beta-N-acetylglucosaminyltransferase: MRFIITGGGTGGHVYPALAVAERLKDSQILYVGTASGLEQKIVSRWGLPFREVSSAPFRGMNPLRQVLNLMKVMRGIWEAWKILREFSPHAIFATGGYVSVPVVLAGRLQGIPSLIYLPDLEPGLAVRFLSFLASRVAVTFPEVLRFFPPEKAVVTGYPVRKELLEATVEEGRRFFGLENGLKTVLVFGGSRGARSINRALVNSLEALLDFCQVLHISGYQDYEEMRAVESSLPPHKRKRYKVFPYLHQEMGLALTVADLVVSRAGAATLGEFPALGKPAVLIPYPYAGAHQEKNARFLEEKGAALVIPDSELGKAFLPAILSILKDDERLRMMREKAQALASPRAAEKLTELLRAMALAASQKRRRQDDCN, from the coding sequence ATGCGGTTTATAATTACCGGAGGGGGGACAGGAGGCCACGTCTATCCCGCCCTCGCTGTGGCCGAAAGGCTAAAAGATAGCCAGATCCTGTATGTGGGGACCGCATCGGGCCTCGAGCAAAAGATAGTTTCCCGGTGGGGCTTGCCCTTCCGGGAAGTTTCATCAGCCCCTTTCCGGGGAATGAACCCGCTGCGCCAGGTCTTGAACCTCATGAAAGTTATGAGAGGTATTTGGGAGGCCTGGAAAATCTTAAGAGAATTTTCACCTCATGCAATTTTCGCTACGGGAGGGTATGTTTCTGTGCCAGTAGTTCTGGCCGGAAGGCTTCAGGGAATCCCTTCCCTTATATACCTTCCGGACCTGGAACCTGGCCTAGCAGTGCGGTTTCTTTCCTTCCTGGCATCCAGGGTAGCTGTCACTTTCCCGGAAGTGCTGAGGTTTTTCCCACCGGAAAAAGCAGTGGTGACGGGATATCCGGTGCGGAAGGAATTGCTGGAGGCTACCGTAGAGGAAGGCAGGAGGTTTTTCGGCCTGGAAAATGGGCTGAAAACAGTGTTGGTTTTCGGAGGGAGCAGAGGGGCCAGAAGCATAAACAGGGCGCTGGTTAATTCCCTTGAGGCTCTCCTGGACTTTTGTCAGGTCCTTCACATTTCGGGCTATCAGGATTACGAAGAGATGAGGGCTGTTGAAAGCTCCCTTCCACCTCACAAAAGGAAGCGCTACAAAGTTTTCCCATACCTTCATCAGGAAATGGGTTTAGCCCTTACTGTGGCTGACCTGGTGGTTTCGAGGGCAGGAGCCGCCACTCTTGGAGAATTTCCAGCTCTGGGCAAGCCAGCTGTGCTGATCCCTTACCCCTACGCAGGTGCTCATCAGGAAAAGAACGCCAGGTTCCTGGAGGAGAAGGGAGCCGCTTTAGTGATCCCGGATTCCGAACTGGGGAAAGCTTTTCTTCCCGCAATCCTAAGCATATTGAAGGACGATGAGCGGCTCAGGATGATGAGGGAAAAAGCTCAGGCCCTCGCTTCGCCCAGAGCTGCGGAGAAACTGACTGAACTTTTGAGGGCAATGGCCTTAGCAGCTTCCCAGAAAAGGCGCAGGCAAGATGATTGCAATTGA
- the ftsA gene encoding cell division protein FtsA codes for MARITAAIDVGTTKVCTLIAEVEEKEEEAIIQIIGFGNAPSRGMKKGSVVNISQLAQSVMESVEQAEKLAGLTVSRAYVSLTGSHIFSMSSRGMIALHRRPGGITAEDVARVIEAASAISIPYSQEIIHVIPRHFTVDGQPGIQDPTGMEGSRLEAEVLIVTASGHAVNNLRKCLKEVGIEPEKFILAALASGEAVLTPSEKEMGVILADIGGGTTDIAIYMDGSVLFTSSLEIGGNMITSDIAFGLRMPFSSAEEIKKKYGCALAEEVGEDEGIEAMVFGSPKKELISRRFMAEIIQARVEEMFDFLYREAQKTGYAGLLPAGLVLCGGTAEIKGIDELGKRYLEMPVRVGKPSGVQGLVEMLGSPAYATAVGLLLWPVRQRILKIRGTRKSWKERAIEWLKTLLPY; via the coding sequence GTGGCCAGAATAACTGCAGCCATTGACGTGGGCACGACGAAAGTTTGCACCCTCATAGCGGAGGTAGAAGAGAAAGAGGAGGAAGCCATTATCCAAATCATAGGATTTGGAAATGCCCCTTCCAGGGGTATGAAGAAGGGGAGTGTGGTTAATATTTCTCAGCTGGCTCAATCTGTAATGGAATCAGTGGAGCAAGCAGAGAAACTGGCGGGGCTAACAGTTTCCCGGGCCTACGTGAGCCTGACGGGCTCCCACATCTTTTCCATGAGCAGCCGGGGGATGATAGCTTTACACCGGCGTCCTGGGGGCATAACGGCGGAGGACGTGGCCAGGGTTATAGAGGCCGCCAGCGCTATTTCCATTCCGTATAGCCAGGAGATAATCCACGTTATCCCACGACATTTTACCGTGGATGGTCAGCCGGGAATCCAGGACCCTACAGGCATGGAGGGCTCAAGGCTTGAAGCCGAAGTGCTCATTGTGACCGCTTCGGGGCATGCAGTTAATAACCTGAGAAAATGCCTTAAAGAAGTGGGTATAGAGCCGGAAAAATTCATCCTGGCAGCCCTGGCTTCGGGAGAGGCAGTTCTTACTCCCTCGGAAAAAGAGATGGGAGTAATTTTAGCCGATATCGGGGGAGGCACGACTGACATTGCTATCTATATGGATGGGAGCGTGCTTTTCACCAGTTCTCTGGAAATCGGCGGGAACATGATTACCAGCGATATAGCCTTTGGCCTTCGGATGCCTTTTTCCTCGGCTGAAGAGATAAAGAAAAAATACGGGTGCGCTCTGGCAGAAGAGGTTGGGGAAGACGAAGGGATAGAAGCTATGGTTTTCGGGAGTCCCAAGAAGGAACTTATATCTCGCCGTTTCATGGCTGAAATAATCCAGGCCAGGGTGGAGGAAATGTTTGATTTTTTATATCGCGAAGCCCAGAAAACAGGTTACGCTGGCCTTTTGCCGGCGGGGCTTGTCCTATGCGGGGGCACCGCTGAAATAAAGGGAATTGATGAACTGGGGAAGCGATACCTGGAGATGCCAGTGCGAGTGGGTAAACCTTCAGGGGTCCAGGGTCTTGTGGAAATGCTGGGAAGTCCTGCCTATGCTACGGCTGTTGGGCTTCTGCTCTGGCCAGTTCGCCAGAGAATCCTTAAGATCAGGGGAACCCGTAAATCTTGGAAGGAAAGGGCCATTGAATGGCTAAAGACTCTCTTACCTTACTAA
- the murB gene encoding UDP-N-acetylmuramate dehydrogenase, whose amino-acid sequence MRVLDKIIKNEPLARYTSFRIGGPASFLLRAESLRELEEGVRLAEEREIPWVILGGGTNVLVADEGFPGLVIINACDSFELEEVGEKAVLKAEGGAPLARLARLTARKGWGGLEWAEGIPGTIGGAIAGNAGAFGGCMAEVLKGVTVLLKGGEKAFFQPEELDFSYRHSAFKGPLRGSVILEAQLSLSRAEASDLEKKMLQYHRERKAKQPSEPSAGSVFKNPPGHYAAKLIEEVGLKGFRIGDACFSPVHANFIVNLGRARACDVLRLMELAVERVYKEAGIKLEPELEFIGLNFPWS is encoded by the coding sequence ATGAGGGTTCTGGATAAAATTATAAAAAACGAACCGCTGGCCCGTTACACTTCCTTCCGCATAGGAGGACCAGCCAGCTTCCTCCTCAGAGCTGAAAGCCTGAGGGAGCTTGAAGAAGGGGTGCGCTTGGCTGAGGAGAGGGAAATACCCTGGGTAATCCTGGGCGGGGGGACCAACGTTCTCGTGGCCGATGAAGGGTTCCCGGGCCTTGTGATAATCAACGCCTGCGATAGTTTTGAGCTGGAGGAAGTAGGCGAGAAGGCCGTCCTCAAGGCCGAAGGGGGAGCTCCTCTGGCCCGCCTTGCTCGTTTGACTGCCAGGAAAGGCTGGGGAGGTCTGGAATGGGCTGAAGGGATTCCGGGAACGATAGGAGGAGCGATCGCAGGGAATGCTGGGGCTTTCGGAGGATGCATGGCGGAAGTACTGAAAGGGGTAACAGTGCTTCTGAAAGGGGGTGAGAAGGCCTTTTTCCAGCCGGAGGAACTGGACTTCAGTTACCGGCACAGTGCCTTCAAGGGGCCTCTCAGGGGAAGCGTTATCCTTGAGGCCCAGTTGAGCCTGAGCAGGGCAGAGGCAAGCGATCTTGAAAAGAAGATGCTTCAATACCATCGGGAGAGAAAGGCAAAGCAGCCTTCGGAACCCAGCGCCGGCTCCGTTTTTAAGAACCCGCCAGGGCACTACGCCGCCAAACTCATTGAAGAAGTGGGCCTGAAAGGCTTCAGGATAGGAGACGCTTGCTTTTCCCCGGTCCATGCCAATTTCATCGTAAACCTTGGCCGGGCCAGAGCCTGTGATGTCCTGCGCCTTATGGAGCTGGCGGTGGAAAGAGTTTACAAAGAAGCTGGTATAAAGCTTGAGCCCGAGTTAGAATTCATCGGGCTTAACTTCCCCTGGAGCTAA
- the thiW gene encoding energy coupling factor transporter S component ThiW: protein MTQARKVAYAVVLTALAVALSPFFIPVGITKIYPIQHMVNVIGGVILGPWYALAVATATAIIRNALHLGTIFAFPGGMIGAFLAGWAYRLSRNIYLAALAEIVGTGLIASTLSALIIGPVFLKKTMALGTFILAFSASTIVGSILGVLILLGLKRAGFHW, encoded by the coding sequence ATGACTCAGGCAAGGAAAGTGGCCTATGCTGTGGTTCTTACAGCTTTGGCGGTGGCTCTTTCCCCTTTCTTCATCCCCGTGGGCATAACTAAAATCTACCCGATCCAGCACATGGTCAACGTCATAGGCGGGGTTATATTAGGGCCATGGTATGCTCTGGCCGTGGCCACTGCCACAGCCATAATACGCAACGCCCTCCACTTGGGAACAATCTTCGCTTTTCCTGGAGGCATGATAGGGGCTTTCTTAGCCGGATGGGCCTACAGGCTCAGCCGGAACATTTATCTAGCGGCCCTGGCCGAAATCGTGGGAACCGGACTCATAGCTTCAACTCTGAGCGCCCTGATTATCGGCCCCGTCTTCCTTAAGAAAACTATGGCTTTGGGAACCTTTATACTGGCCTTTTCGGCCAGCACTATCGTCGGTTCAATCCTGGGAGTGTTGATACTCCTGGGCTTGAAAAGAGCCGGATTCCACTGGTAA
- the ftsZ gene encoding cell division protein FtsZ: MERIGESGENFARIKVIGVGGGGCNAINRMIDVGIAGVEFIAVNTDSQVLLLSRAPNRIQIGEKLTKGLGAGGDPEIGRRAAEESIEELSQAVEGADMIFITAGMGGGTGTGAAPIIGKLAKEAEALVVGVVTKPFSFEGKKRALVAQKGIEELEKAVDTLIVIPNDRLLEVADKKVSFREAFALADEVLRQAVQGISELITKPGLINLDFADVRAVMKDGGNALMAMGKASGENGPVKAVQAAISNQLLDVSIDGARGVLLNFTGGLDLSLHEVYEAAALVKSKAHPDAEIFFGVVLEPEMRDEVQVTIIATGFHREIRAAAPQERPKIIKFPVPERPLPEDNLEIPAFLRKAKRSL, encoded by the coding sequence ATGGAAAGGATAGGAGAAAGCGGAGAAAACTTCGCCCGAATAAAAGTTATAGGGGTCGGTGGAGGCGGCTGCAACGCTATAAACCGGATGATAGATGTGGGGATTGCAGGTGTTGAGTTCATCGCCGTCAACACCGACAGTCAAGTTCTTCTGCTATCCAGGGCTCCCAACCGGATTCAGATAGGAGAAAAACTTACCAAAGGCCTCGGAGCAGGAGGCGACCCCGAAATAGGTCGCAGGGCAGCTGAAGAATCCATAGAAGAACTCTCCCAGGCAGTAGAAGGAGCCGACATGATTTTCATCACGGCTGGGATGGGAGGCGGAACAGGCACCGGAGCAGCCCCCATTATCGGGAAACTGGCCAAGGAGGCAGAAGCCTTAGTAGTAGGAGTTGTAACCAAGCCCTTTTCCTTTGAAGGCAAAAAGAGAGCCCTCGTAGCCCAGAAAGGGATAGAAGAGCTGGAAAAGGCCGTGGATACCCTTATAGTAATCCCCAACGACCGCCTCCTGGAAGTGGCCGATAAGAAGGTCTCTTTCCGGGAAGCCTTTGCCCTCGCCGATGAAGTTCTCCGCCAGGCAGTTCAGGGGATTTCGGAACTCATAACTAAACCAGGGCTTATAAACCTGGACTTTGCCGACGTTAGAGCGGTTATGAAGGACGGCGGTAACGCTCTTATGGCGATGGGAAAGGCTTCGGGGGAAAATGGGCCTGTAAAAGCTGTCCAGGCGGCCATAAGCAATCAGCTTCTGGATGTGAGCATAGATGGAGCAAGAGGTGTTCTCCTGAACTTTACCGGAGGCCTTGACCTTTCCCTCCATGAGGTCTATGAAGCGGCTGCCCTGGTTAAGAGCAAAGCCCATCCCGATGCCGAGATTTTCTTCGGAGTTGTTCTGGAGCCGGAGATGAGGGATGAGGTTCAGGTAACCATCATTGCCACTGGATTCCACCGGGAAATCAGAGCCGCAGCCCCTCAGGAAAGACCCAAAATTATAAAGTTCCCGGTGCCCGAAAGACCTTTACCCGAAGATAACCTGGAGATCCCTGCTTTCCTGAGGAAAGCCAAACGCTCTTTATAG
- a CDS encoding FtsQ-type POTRA domain-containing protein: protein MRRAPRSVRRRQRRHFLYRNVIRPIALAPARLKAFSPHRWAAVGIILSIMAFFFYSGLAWEFYDYPVIIRGGKVVTSDVVKALCGLEYYHIFFVDSDQCQRKLEGITEVKRAYVSVHFPPKVVVTVEEREPVMELISGGRSFLVDREGVIMENRVGPTGLFRLVDDSGGPVRPGDRLSWVVLKVALKLKELGVEREGELHYHPNEGFILMARAGYPVYLGLDLSLMPLRLEAFRYTLEHLEAEGIRPVYIDVRAPDAPVYLR from the coding sequence ATGAGGAGGGCTCCCCGCTCGGTGAGGAGGCGTCAACGACGACACTTCCTTTACCGCAATGTTATCCGTCCGATAGCTCTTGCTCCTGCCAGGCTCAAAGCTTTTTCTCCCCATCGGTGGGCGGCGGTGGGAATTATACTTTCCATTATGGCCTTTTTCTTCTATTCAGGCCTCGCCTGGGAATTCTACGATTACCCCGTGATAATCAGAGGTGGAAAAGTTGTAACCTCCGATGTGGTTAAAGCCCTGTGTGGGCTTGAATACTATCACATTTTCTTTGTGGATTCGGACCAATGTCAGAGAAAGCTTGAAGGTATTACGGAAGTTAAAAGGGCCTACGTATCAGTCCACTTTCCCCCGAAAGTGGTGGTGACCGTTGAGGAGCGGGAGCCAGTGATGGAGCTTATAAGCGGGGGCAGATCTTTCCTGGTGGACCGGGAAGGGGTTATTATGGAAAACAGGGTGGGGCCAACGGGCCTCTTCCGCCTTGTGGATGACTCCGGAGGGCCTGTGCGCCCGGGCGATAGGCTCTCCTGGGTGGTTCTTAAAGTGGCCCTGAAGCTTAAAGAGCTTGGGGTGGAAAGAGAAGGGGAATTGCACTATCACCCCAATGAAGGTTTCATCCTCATGGCTAGGGCAGGCTATCCGGTATATTTAGGCTTGGACTTATCCCTCATGCCACTGCGCCTTGAAGCCTTCCGCTATACTTTGGAACACCTTGAAGCCGAGGGGATAAGGCCTGTCTATATAGATGTTAGAGCACCTGATGCACCCGTTTACCTGCGATGA
- the cytX gene encoding putative hydroxymethylpyrimidine transporter CytX: protein MSPIKIQRPPEWGIEPVPPPHRIMGFIDYFALWSSLGVGLLVFLAGSLLVPGLGLSQAMLAIVLGTLIGNALLALAGYIGSREAIPTMVLLRPVLGIRGSYLPTILNILQLIGWGAFEVIIMAEAASQITEKLLGFSAFVPWVAFFSIWCTLMAIGGPLMVVREWIEKFAIWLVYGITIYLTWYLLSRYDIPALWRKPGTGELPFLIGLDLVIAMPISWMPLVADYNRFARKAGSAFWGTYLGYFVANVWFYALGALFILALGTRELIPAILSLTGGMVALVLILVDETDNAFADIYSAAVSGQNILPRVPQWVLVVITGLICFILGITVPIAQYENFLLLIGSVFVPLFGVLAAHYFFVEKGKYRTEELYQPRGSYWFAGGFNWKGLVAWILGLVTYQAVVRLIPWLGASIPSFVVAFAIHLALNFREVKS from the coding sequence ATGTCGCCCATTAAGATCCAGAGGCCACCGGAATGGGGAATAGAGCCAGTTCCCCCTCCTCACAGGATAATGGGTTTCATTGATTATTTTGCTCTCTGGTCAAGCCTGGGTGTTGGGCTCCTGGTTTTCCTGGCAGGTTCTCTGCTGGTCCCCGGCCTTGGTTTGAGTCAGGCCATGCTGGCCATTGTCCTCGGCACTCTTATAGGAAATGCTCTTCTGGCCTTGGCTGGCTATATCGGAAGCAGGGAGGCCATCCCCACCATGGTGCTGCTAAGGCCTGTTCTGGGCATAAGGGGCTCTTACTTGCCCACTATCCTCAACATCCTCCAGCTCATTGGCTGGGGAGCCTTTGAAGTCATAATAATGGCTGAGGCGGCTTCCCAGATCACCGAGAAGCTCTTAGGTTTCTCCGCCTTCGTCCCCTGGGTCGCCTTTTTCTCCATCTGGTGCACCCTCATGGCCATAGGCGGCCCCCTTATGGTGGTGAGGGAGTGGATTGAAAAATTCGCTATCTGGCTCGTTTATGGGATAACGATTTACCTCACTTGGTATCTCCTCAGCCGTTACGATATTCCTGCCCTCTGGCGGAAGCCGGGAACAGGAGAGCTCCCCTTTCTTATTGGGCTTGATCTCGTGATAGCGATGCCCATCTCCTGGATGCCCCTTGTGGCCGATTACAACCGCTTTGCCCGAAAGGCTGGAAGTGCTTTCTGGGGAACCTATCTGGGCTATTTCGTGGCTAACGTCTGGTTCTACGCCCTGGGAGCTCTGTTCATCCTGGCTCTGGGCACAAGAGAGCTTATCCCGGCCATCCTCAGCTTGACCGGTGGGATGGTGGCTTTGGTTCTGATCCTGGTAGACGAAACCGACAATGCTTTTGCTGATATTTACAGCGCTGCTGTTTCGGGCCAGAATATCTTGCCCAGAGTTCCTCAATGGGTACTGGTGGTCATAACGGGGCTCATCTGTTTCATCCTTGGGATTACGGTGCCCATAGCTCAATACGAAAACTTCCTGCTCCTCATAGGTTCGGTTTTTGTCCCGCTTTTTGGGGTGCTGGCAGCTCACTATTTCTTCGTAGAAAAGGGGAAGTATAGGACTGAAGAGCTTTATCAGCCCAGAGGAAGCTACTGGTTTGCCGGGGGCTTCAATTGGAAAGGGCTTGTGGCCTGGATTCTGGGACTAGTCACTTACCAGGCCGTAGTGCGGCTTATCCCCTGGCTTGGGGCTTCAATTCCCAGCTTTGTGGTAGCCTTTGCTATCCATTTAGCCTTAAATTTCAGGGAGGTGAAATCATGA
- the murC gene encoding UDP-N-acetylmuramate--L-alanine ligase produces the protein MRIHLVGIGGAGLSAIARVLKGRGYEVSGSDRTFSPLMEELAREGIVVFAGHKRENVYGAGMVLISSAVPADNPEVQEALEQGIPVLKRREFLGWLTQGYKVVAVAGTHGKSTTTAMIAQILEKAGLSPSFIVGGILAGSNLNARHGQGQYFVIEADEYDHTFLGLKPFLALITAVEMDHPDCYPSFDSMKEAYVEFLNRVEAGGFILGCGDEENVMEILVKAKKPAITYGFKASNLWQAEPLSLSESGGRSYVVKTGDKKWGPFSLAIPGLQNVKNALGAIAACHYLGVDPELSGLALSSFQGLKRRFEIKGQEKGIIVVDDYAHHPTEIQVTLAAARERFPGRELWAVFQPHTYSRTKALLEEFAVSFSQADHVILCDIYAAREKDDLGISSRDILVLMDHPDARYIGSLEAAVYYLQEHLKPGSVLITLGAGDVYQVGERILEWLRGAGRNEGSG, from the coding sequence ATGAGGATACATCTGGTGGGAATTGGAGGAGCTGGCCTTTCGGCCATAGCCAGGGTTTTAAAGGGGCGGGGCTACGAGGTTTCCGGCTCCGATAGAACTTTCTCGCCCCTCATGGAAGAACTGGCGAGGGAAGGGATTGTGGTTTTCGCAGGCCATAAAAGGGAAAATGTTTACGGAGCGGGCATGGTCCTTATTTCTTCGGCCGTGCCGGCGGATAACCCCGAGGTTCAGGAAGCATTGGAGCAGGGGATCCCGGTGCTGAAACGACGGGAATTTTTGGGCTGGCTCACTCAGGGCTACAAGGTGGTGGCTGTGGCTGGAACCCACGGCAAAAGCACCACTACCGCCATGATCGCTCAAATCCTGGAAAAGGCCGGGCTCTCCCCCTCCTTCATAGTAGGAGGCATCCTCGCCGGCTCTAACCTTAACGCCCGGCATGGCCAGGGCCAGTACTTCGTCATTGAAGCCGATGAATACGACCATACCTTCCTCGGGCTTAAGCCCTTCTTGGCTTTGATTACGGCTGTGGAGATGGATCATCCCGATTGCTACCCCAGCTTTGATTCCATGAAGGAAGCTTATGTGGAATTTCTCAACCGGGTGGAAGCCGGGGGGTTCATTCTGGGGTGCGGAGATGAGGAAAATGTAATGGAGATCCTGGTTAAAGCAAAGAAACCTGCTATTACCTACGGCTTTAAAGCCAGCAACCTGTGGCAGGCGGAACCCCTGAGCTTAAGCGAAAGCGGTGGTCGCAGCTATGTGGTTAAGACAGGCGATAAAAAGTGGGGGCCTTTCAGCCTGGCGATACCTGGCCTGCAGAACGTTAAAAATGCTCTGGGTGCCATCGCTGCCTGCCATTATCTGGGGGTAGACCCGGAACTATCCGGGTTAGCTTTAAGCTCCTTCCAGGGCTTGAAGAGACGTTTTGAAATTAAAGGCCAGGAGAAAGGCATCATCGTGGTGGACGATTATGCCCATCACCCAACCGAGATTCAGGTCACTCTGGCTGCAGCCAGGGAACGGTTCCCCGGGAGAGAACTCTGGGCAGTCTTCCAGCCGCACACTTATTCCCGGACCAAAGCGCTATTGGAAGAATTTGCTGTCAGCTTCTCTCAGGCCGATCACGTTATCCTCTGCGACATTTACGCCGCCCGGGAAAAAGACGACCTGGGGATATCTTCCAGAGATATTCTGGTTTTAATGGACCATCCCGACGCCCGATACATCGGTTCGCTGGAAGCGGCAGTCTATTACCTTCAAGAACACCTCAAACCGGGCTCTGTGCTTATAACCCTTGGGGCTGGAGATGTTTACCAGGTTGGAGAAAGGATTCTGGAGTGGCTGCGGGGAGCGGGAAGAAATGAGGGTTCTGGATAA